From a single Alkalihalophilus pseudofirmus genomic region:
- a CDS encoding 2-phosphosulfolactate phosphatase encodes MTHIHVLLKKEEIEPDKLKGEAVIVLDVLLATSTIALALSYGAKAVIPVLSDIDAHRLSAQYHPDEFVLVGEKEGRVIDGFLPPNPSLLKSYVKDKIVILATTNGTVALNRSIGAEIIYPACLRNGEAVTRDVVSHLKPGQKIIIVCSGSSNQFCLEDFYGAGYLISCLRDQLRGPFTINDAGLAAEVLFHSNAGAYDLLIQSAVGEFILSHGFEEDVIEVVELGVDHVVPIYQNKQITKKGAVRSGTNKA; translated from the coding sequence GTGACACATATACATGTGCTTCTAAAAAAAGAAGAGATTGAACCAGATAAATTAAAAGGAGAGGCAGTCATCGTTTTAGATGTTCTGCTGGCTACTTCTACAATTGCTTTAGCTTTATCTTACGGGGCCAAAGCTGTCATTCCGGTTTTAAGTGATATAGACGCTCATAGACTCTCAGCTCAGTATCACCCAGATGAATTTGTGCTGGTCGGTGAGAAAGAAGGAAGGGTGATTGACGGTTTTCTACCGCCCAATCCATCTCTATTAAAAAGTTATGTAAAAGATAAAATAGTCATCTTAGCGACGACCAATGGAACGGTTGCATTGAACAGGTCGATTGGAGCAGAAATTATTTACCCGGCTTGCTTACGGAACGGCGAAGCAGTTACGAGAGACGTTGTTTCACATCTTAAGCCCGGGCAAAAAATTATCATTGTTTGCTCTGGTTCTTCTAATCAATTTTGTCTTGAAGATTTTTACGGTGCGGGTTACCTCATTTCTTGTTTAAGAGATCAGCTTCGGGGTCCATTCACTATAAATGATGCTGGTCTGGCAGCAGAAGTTTTATTCCATAGTAATGCTGGAGCATACGACCTTCTCATCCAATCAGCAGTCGGTGAATTTATTTTAAGTCACGGATTTGAAGAAGATGTGATAGAGGTTGTGGAACTAGGAGTAGATCATGTTGTACCTATTTATCAGAATAAACAGATTACTAAGAAGGGAGCTGTTCGCAGTGGAACAAACAAAGCGTAA
- a CDS encoding acyl-CoA dehydrogenase family protein: MEQTKRKLKGGRFLVESMKVEDLFTPEDLNEEQKMIAETARQFIEREVAPYREEIENQDFEKIVQLLKKAGSLGLLAHSIPEAYGGLGLDKVSKGIVGEEIGGSSGYGVAHSNHTCIATLPITYFGNERQKNKYLPKLASGDYLGAYCLTEPSSGSDALAAKTTAVLNQEKTHYILNGTKLYITNAVFSDTFIVYAKVNGDQFTAFILEKDFKGLTLGPEEQKMGIKGSSTRSVILEDCEVPVENVLGEVGKGHVIAFNVLNLGRFNLGSACMGAAKGALKLAIEHTNERKQFKKRISEFGITKEKVALMAARIFAAESLQYRTADLLEGALGEIDDTHSVGEVGKRMMEYALECAICKVYGSETLDYVVDESLQLHGGAGFIKEYPIEQMYRDSRINRIFEGTNEINRLLVPGLFLKKGTKGELPVQQAINQAIDRLKKGKQESYSGILSNERGVVDSLRTVYLALAGLSYQQFGKELESEQEILIKLADIGIELYASESAVLRAIKSENDLQVQLATTVLESSVSRVRTACDELVNGMTASKEVEGIRKLMNQLFNEITFLDRVARNRSIASSVNESGRYIRLGS, translated from the coding sequence GTGGAACAAACAAAGCGTAAGTTAAAAGGCGGGCGCTTTTTAGTAGAGAGTATGAAAGTGGAGGATCTTTTTACACCTGAAGATCTAAATGAAGAACAAAAAATGATTGCTGAGACGGCTAGACAATTTATTGAAAGAGAAGTAGCACCTTACCGTGAGGAGATTGAAAATCAAGACTTTGAAAAGATTGTCCAGCTTTTGAAAAAAGCAGGATCGCTTGGGCTTCTAGCACATAGCATTCCTGAAGCGTACGGAGGGCTTGGTTTAGATAAAGTCAGTAAAGGAATCGTTGGCGAAGAGATCGGCGGGTCAAGCGGCTACGGTGTTGCCCATTCGAATCATACATGCATTGCTACCCTGCCAATTACCTACTTTGGAAATGAAAGGCAGAAGAATAAGTACTTGCCTAAGCTTGCCTCAGGTGACTATTTAGGGGCTTATTGTTTAACGGAGCCTTCATCAGGCTCAGACGCTCTCGCAGCCAAAACAACAGCAGTTCTTAATCAGGAAAAAACTCATTATATCTTAAACGGAACGAAGCTTTATATAACGAATGCGGTGTTCTCGGATACGTTTATTGTGTATGCAAAAGTAAACGGGGATCAATTTACCGCCTTTATTTTAGAAAAAGATTTCAAAGGGCTCACCTTAGGTCCAGAAGAGCAAAAGATGGGGATTAAAGGGTCTTCTACTCGAAGCGTCATTTTAGAAGATTGCGAGGTTCCGGTTGAAAATGTGCTCGGTGAAGTTGGGAAGGGGCACGTGATTGCCTTTAATGTCTTGAACTTAGGGCGGTTTAATTTAGGGTCTGCCTGCATGGGTGCTGCTAAAGGTGCCCTAAAGCTTGCTATAGAGCATACAAACGAACGCAAGCAATTTAAAAAGCGCATCAGCGAATTTGGAATTACGAAAGAGAAAGTAGCTTTAATGGCTGCACGAATCTTTGCCGCAGAATCGCTTCAATACCGAACGGCTGACCTGCTAGAAGGCGCATTAGGTGAAATAGATGATACGCATTCTGTCGGTGAAGTTGGAAAAAGGATGATGGAATACGCGCTCGAATGTGCAATTTGTAAAGTTTATGGCTCAGAAACACTTGATTATGTTGTAGACGAATCTCTTCAGCTGCATGGCGGGGCAGGCTTTATAAAAGAATACCCGATTGAGCAGATGTATCGCGACTCTCGTATTAACCGCATCTTTGAAGGGACCAATGAGATTAACCGACTGCTTGTTCCCGGGCTTTTCTTGAAAAAAGGAACGAAAGGAGAACTGCCTGTTCAACAAGCAATAAATCAGGCGATCGATCGTTTGAAGAAGGGGAAGCAAGAATCCTATTCAGGAATTTTAAGCAATGAGCGAGGAGTTGTTGATTCCTTGCGTACGGTTTACTTAGCTTTAGCTGGCCTTTCGTATCAGCAATTTGGTAAAGAGCTTGAGTCTGAGCAGGAAATTTTAATCAAGCTTGCAGACATTGGAATTGAGCTCTATGCCTCTGAATCAGCTGTACTAAGGGCAATTAAAAGTGAAAATGACCTTCAAGTTCAGCTTGCTACAACAGTACTAGAGTCTTCTGTCAGCCGGGTTAGAACGGCTTGTGATGAATTAGTAAATGGGATGACGGCATCAAAAGAAGTAGAAGGAATAAGGAAATTAATGAATCAGCTATTTAATGAGATTACATTCCTTGATCGAGTAGCTAGAAATCGTTCTATTGCAAGTTCTGTTAATGAAAGTGGACGTTATATTCGTTTAGGATCTTAA
- a CDS encoding SDR family NAD(P)-dependent oxidoreductase: MQRFLNQIVLISGAGSGIGKASAIQLASEGAVVILVGRRREKLEETAGEMNNQLREGCAYVYTCDVTVEEEVELLADYVESNFEKLDVLINNAGTSQGGAILSLEEEDWNHVQTTNVTSVFLMSKHLGKLMIKSESENKAIVNIASLSGHKAGAKIPSYSTAKAAVIHLTKSLAGELAPHNVRVNSVSPGFVETPMTEDGLKNPAFTQAIERHTLLGRVGRPEEVAKTIAFAASSDASYITGTDLLIDGGWLTV, from the coding sequence TTGCAGCGTTTTCTAAATCAGATTGTACTCATATCCGGTGCAGGAAGCGGGATCGGGAAGGCTTCTGCTATTCAACTGGCAAGTGAAGGGGCAGTGGTCATCCTAGTCGGGCGCCGGAGAGAAAAATTAGAAGAGACAGCAGGTGAGATGAACAATCAACTACGTGAAGGCTGTGCGTATGTATACACTTGTGACGTCACGGTAGAAGAAGAAGTGGAATTATTAGCTGATTATGTGGAATCTAATTTTGAGAAACTTGATGTGTTAATCAATAATGCCGGAACCTCTCAAGGCGGGGCGATTCTTTCTCTCGAAGAAGAGGATTGGAATCATGTCCAAACAACAAATGTAACAAGTGTGTTCTTGATGTCGAAGCATTTAGGTAAATTAATGATTAAATCAGAATCCGAGAATAAAGCGATCGTTAATATTGCTTCACTTTCAGGTCATAAAGCAGGGGCAAAGATTCCAAGCTACAGTACTGCCAAGGCTGCCGTTATTCATTTAACAAAATCACTTGCAGGAGAACTTGCGCCGCATAATGTGCGTGTCAACTCTGTTTCTCCAGGCTTTGTTGAAACCCCAATGACAGAAGATGGTTTAAAAAATCCGGCGTTTACTCAAGCGATTGAGAGACACACGTTGCTTGGTCGTGTCGGCAGGCCCGAGGAAGTCGCCAAAACGATTGCATTTGCAGCGTCAAGTGATGCAAGCTATATCACCGGTACGGATTTATTAATAGATGGCGGCTGGTTAACCGTTTAA
- a CDS encoding enoyl-CoA hydratase/isomerase family protein translates to MSVESKKSVKEYKDLLVKQESGVLEITLDRPNALNAFSPEMILGIEEALLNAERDQEVKVIVLRGSGRAFSAGGDVKTMGEAAPVDVYNHIGHLNELIKQMRSLEKPIIAAVHGFAAGAGFNLALACDLIVAAEDTSFILSFAQVGLVSDGGGHYFLPKSLSPYQAKELLFRAEPLNAKTAQQWGLVNHVYPLAEMEEKVREYALSFTQRPTKAIGLMKKLTNLADTTSLTDVLEAERTTQAMMVTTHDHQEGVAAFIEKRRPKFKGK, encoded by the coding sequence ATGAGTGTAGAAAGCAAAAAGAGTGTAAAAGAATACAAGGACCTTCTCGTAAAACAAGAAAGCGGGGTATTGGAGATTACATTAGACCGGCCGAATGCCTTGAATGCATTTAGCCCGGAAATGATTCTAGGCATCGAAGAAGCTCTCCTAAATGCAGAGAGGGACCAAGAGGTAAAAGTAATCGTGCTGCGCGGAAGTGGCCGTGCTTTTAGTGCTGGCGGTGATGTGAAGACGATGGGAGAGGCAGCACCGGTTGACGTGTATAACCATATCGGCCATTTAAATGAGCTGATTAAGCAGATGAGATCACTTGAGAAGCCGATTATCGCCGCAGTACATGGTTTTGCTGCCGGAGCTGGATTTAATTTGGCTCTTGCCTGCGATTTGATTGTTGCAGCAGAAGATACTTCATTCATCTTAAGCTTTGCACAAGTCGGTCTCGTTTCAGATGGCGGGGGGCATTACTTCCTTCCAAAATCTTTATCACCGTATCAAGCGAAAGAGCTCTTGTTTAGGGCCGAACCGCTCAATGCAAAAACAGCCCAGCAATGGGGCTTGGTTAATCATGTCTATCCTTTGGCTGAAATGGAGGAGAAGGTTCGTGAATATGCACTATCTTTCACGCAGCGTCCTACAAAAGCGATTGGTTTAATGAAAAAGCTAACCAACCTGGCTGATACGACCTCCTTAACGGATGTACTTGAGGCAGAACGAACAACACAAGCGATGATGGTCACCACACATGACCACCAAGAAGGTGTTGCAGCTTTTATAGAAAAACGCAGACCCAAATTTAAAGGGAAATAA
- a CDS encoding quinone oxidoreductase family protein produces MKAIQFTTYGGPEVLKMVELDKPNPEANEVIIKIEAIGVNYADTARREGQYVVPTPLPFVPGAEVAGIVDEVGSDVSTVKAGDRVVTLLGSKKATGYAEYSIADERGLMPIPEGVSFEQAVALPLQGLSAYHILKTMGQLEEGDTVLVHAAAGGVGTIAVQLAKLMGAGKVIATASSKEKLELARELGADVLVNYTEDNWYEQVLEATNGRGVNVALEMAGGRVFIDTLKCLATFGRLVVYGVASGEQSPFNPSSLMARNQSVIGFFLPQIMRKPRLLQSSMKELLDYVGSGQLKLQIGGTYALDEAAKVHQLMQGRKTTGKLILKP; encoded by the coding sequence ATGAAAGCTATTCAATTTACAACCTACGGCGGACCAGAAGTATTAAAGATGGTTGAACTAGATAAGCCTAACCCAGAAGCAAACGAAGTAATCATAAAAATAGAAGCAATTGGTGTGAATTATGCAGACACAGCAAGACGTGAAGGGCAATATGTGGTACCTACTCCACTCCCGTTCGTTCCCGGTGCAGAGGTCGCTGGTATTGTTGATGAAGTTGGCAGTGATGTCAGTACGGTTAAAGCAGGAGATCGAGTCGTAACCCTATTGGGATCAAAAAAAGCGACAGGTTATGCTGAATATTCGATTGCGGATGAACGTGGATTAATGCCGATTCCTGAGGGAGTCAGCTTTGAACAAGCAGTGGCTCTTCCGCTGCAGGGGTTAAGTGCCTACCATATTTTAAAAACTATGGGGCAGCTTGAAGAAGGTGATACGGTGCTCGTTCATGCAGCAGCCGGCGGTGTAGGAACGATCGCTGTTCAACTTGCAAAGTTAATGGGTGCAGGAAAAGTCATCGCTACAGCCAGCTCGAAAGAAAAACTTGAACTTGCTCGTGAGCTTGGAGCAGATGTACTTGTAAATTACACCGAGGATAATTGGTATGAACAAGTCCTTGAGGCTACGAACGGAAGGGGAGTTAATGTAGCCCTTGAGATGGCAGGCGGCCGGGTATTTATTGATACCCTTAAATGCTTAGCGACCTTTGGAAGATTAGTTGTCTACGGAGTTGCAAGCGGAGAGCAAAGTCCTTTTAACCCATCTTCCTTAATGGCCCGTAACCAATCTGTCATTGGCTTTTTCTTACCACAAATTATGAGAAAGCCAAGACTCTTGCAATCAAGCATGAAAGAGCTATTAGACTATGTAGGAAGCGGACAGTTAAAGCTTCAAATTGGTGGTACGTATGCGCTTGATGAAGCGGCAAAGGTTCACCAGTTAATGCAAGGAAGAAAGACGACAGGGAAATTAATCTTAAAGCCATAA
- a CDS encoding branched-chain amino acid ABC transporter permease gives MDLFFQQILNGLTIGSVYSLVALGLTLVFGILHVPNFAHGALYMVGAYIALTVMTALGVHYWIGLIIAVIVIALLSVLMERLVFSRLDSKDPLPIMIASIGILFFLESFAQYMWGSQYQRMVTPYGDTIQIFGLTVTMQRLLVIIAAVALMYALHLFLTKTMTGAAIIAMSQSKNGAFLVGINATRVSMLTFAIAGGLAAAAATLAAPINLVFPSMGNLVIMKAFVIIIIGGMGSIPGAIIGGYILGMAESLGATYISGDYKDLIAFVLLVLILTMKPNGLFAKGVK, from the coding sequence GTGGATCTTTTTTTTCAGCAGATTTTAAACGGACTCACTATTGGAAGCGTTTACAGTCTGGTTGCATTAGGATTGACGCTAGTTTTTGGAATATTGCATGTACCTAATTTTGCCCACGGCGCACTTTATATGGTAGGAGCCTACATTGCTTTGACCGTCATGACAGCACTTGGGGTGCATTACTGGATTGGTTTAATTATTGCCGTCATTGTGATCGCTTTGTTATCTGTTTTAATGGAGCGTCTTGTATTTAGTCGTCTGGATTCGAAAGACCCTTTACCAATTATGATTGCTTCCATCGGTATTCTGTTTTTCCTTGAATCTTTCGCTCAATATATGTGGGGAAGCCAGTACCAGCGAATGGTTACACCGTATGGGGATACGATTCAGATCTTCGGCCTAACTGTTACGATGCAGCGTTTATTGGTCATCATAGCTGCTGTGGCCCTAATGTATGCTCTCCATCTGTTCTTAACAAAAACGATGACTGGAGCAGCGATTATCGCTATGTCACAAAGTAAAAATGGTGCTTTTCTTGTTGGAATTAATGCCACACGGGTATCGATGTTAACCTTTGCGATTGCAGGCGGTTTAGCTGCTGCCGCAGCAACTCTTGCAGCTCCAATTAATCTAGTCTTTCCAAGTATGGGGAACTTGGTGATCATGAAGGCGTTCGTCATTATTATTATTGGCGGAATGGGCAGCATACCAGGCGCAATTATTGGAGGTTATATTCTAGGTATGGCCGAGAGTCTCGGGGCAACGTATATATCTGGAGATTACAAAGATTTAATTGCTTTCGTTCTTCTTGTGTTGATCTTAACGATGAAGCCAAACGGGTTATTTGCAAAGGGGGTTAAGTGA
- a CDS encoding branched-chain amino acid ABC transporter permease, translated as MTKKTYLLLALLVAALLFPILVPNQYYLQILILVFIWTIAVYGLNTITGLTGQLSLAHAGFFAIGAYSLGLLTINAGIPFWAAFVLAIVITTIISFFIGIVALRTKSHFFAIYTMSVGFLIYLIIYKSELTGGVRGLIGIPNPAPIGPLTFESIQSYYYLMLFFLLLTIFFMYRLFHSLLGKTFIAIRNSEELAETLGISVMKNKLLAFVISAGLASLSGALYASYVRFLGPQMADIHVAFEILLYLLVGGIGTLAGPLIGTFIVVVLTQMLQFLEEFRMLVFGPIVVLLILFYPRGIVGGYLMWRAKRAKKQKVAEASSTKGENGNAVNH; from the coding sequence ATGACTAAAAAAACGTATCTCTTGCTTGCCTTGCTCGTGGCTGCTCTGCTGTTTCCTATTCTAGTACCCAATCAATATTATCTTCAAATTTTAATTCTCGTCTTTATCTGGACGATTGCCGTCTACGGGTTAAATACAATTACCGGACTCACGGGCCAGCTCTCTTTAGCACATGCAGGTTTTTTCGCAATTGGTGCCTACAGTCTTGGGTTATTAACGATTAATGCTGGTATTCCCTTTTGGGCAGCCTTCGTTTTAGCGATTGTCATTACTACAATCATCAGCTTTTTTATCGGGATAGTGGCGCTTAGAACAAAATCACACTTTTTTGCGATTTATACCATGTCAGTTGGCTTTCTAATTTACTTAATTATTTACAAATCGGAGCTGACTGGCGGGGTTCGCGGGCTGATCGGCATACCGAATCCAGCACCTATTGGACCACTTACCTTTGAATCCATCCAGTCTTACTACTATTTGATGCTATTCTTCCTTCTATTGACCATTTTCTTTATGTATCGTTTATTCCATTCATTGTTAGGTAAAACGTTTATTGCAATCCGTAACAGCGAAGAGCTTGCTGAAACATTAGGGATTTCTGTAATGAAAAATAAGCTTCTTGCTTTTGTCATATCAGCAGGGCTTGCTAGTTTATCAGGAGCTCTTTATGCCTCTTATGTCAGGTTTTTAGGTCCGCAAATGGCTGATATTCACGTGGCATTTGAGATATTGCTTTATCTCCTGGTAGGCGGGATAGGGACTCTCGCCGGGCCGCTGATTGGAACTTTTATCGTCGTAGTGCTTACTCAAATGCTTCAATTTTTAGAGGAGTTTCGAATGCTCGTATTTGGTCCGATTGTCGTACTCCTAATTTTATTTTATCCACGTGGAATTGTTGGGGGCTATTTAATGTGGCGTGCTAAACGAGCTAAGAAACAAAAGGTGGCAGAGGCGAGTTCAACGAAAGGAGAGAATGGGAATGCTGTTAACCATTAA
- a CDS encoding ABC transporter ATP-binding protein → MLLTINQLTKQFGGLSAVNDVSAVIEESKITAIIGPNGAGKSTFFNLISGFHQPTSGRVELSGQDITNMRAEHVARLGVGRTFQTTHLFEQATVLDNVMIGHRLRTKAGLFDAIFRTKRERDEKKKCLDKALEALEFVGLTSLAYEQAHSITQEQQKRVAFALALATDPKLVLLDEPAAGVNPDETEGLSEVMKKMVKHGKTVCLIEHKMPMVMSLADHILVLNHGELIADGTPKDIQKNERVIEAYLGGNSNASA, encoded by the coding sequence ATGCTGTTAACCATTAATCAGCTTACGAAGCAATTTGGGGGGCTTTCTGCAGTCAATGACGTTAGTGCTGTAATTGAAGAAAGTAAAATAACAGCCATTATTGGTCCAAATGGAGCTGGGAAATCCACATTCTTCAATTTAATTAGCGGGTTTCACCAACCGACTTCAGGTAGGGTAGAGCTTTCAGGTCAGGATATTACCAACATGCGAGCTGAACATGTGGCGAGGCTAGGGGTAGGACGGACGTTTCAAACGACCCATCTATTTGAACAAGCAACCGTATTAGATAATGTAATGATTGGCCATCGGCTCAGAACAAAAGCTGGATTGTTTGATGCAATCTTCAGGACAAAGCGCGAGAGGGATGAGAAGAAAAAATGTCTCGATAAGGCGCTTGAAGCACTAGAATTTGTTGGCTTAACATCGCTTGCGTACGAACAGGCTCACTCCATTACTCAGGAGCAGCAAAAGAGAGTTGCCTTTGCACTCGCTCTTGCAACCGATCCAAAACTCGTATTACTAGACGAGCCGGCAGCTGGAGTCAATCCAGACGAGACAGAGGGTCTTAGTGAAGTGATGAAGAAAATGGTGAAGCATGGAAAGACAGTTTGCTTAATTGAGCATAAAATGCCGATGGTCATGTCCCTTGCTGACCATATCTTAGTTCTCAATCACGGAGAATTAATCGCAGATGGCACACCAAAAGACATTCAAAAAAATGAGCGTGTGATTGAAGCCTATCTAGGAGGGAATTCGAATGCTAGTGCTTAA
- a CDS encoding ABC transporter ATP-binding protein, which translates to MLVLKDLSVSHGQEDVLRSVNLTVEEGELVVLLGANGAGKSTLFHTLSGLVRPTSGELSFKGNSLKGRSPSQIVRDGIVQCAEGRMLFAQMSVHDNLKMGAFTYKRNKKELMRQLDYVYTLFPDLAGKRHSPAGSLSGGQQQMVAIGRALMAKPKLLLLDEPSLGLAPLIVEQMFSIIKEINKEGVTVLLAEQNAYAALSVSTRGYVLEGGRLNVEGTKEELLQNEEIRKAYIGA; encoded by the coding sequence ATGCTAGTGCTTAAAGACCTTAGCGTTTCACATGGTCAAGAAGACGTTCTTCGTTCAGTGAACCTGACGGTAGAAGAAGGAGAACTCGTCGTTCTGCTTGGGGCGAACGGCGCTGGAAAAAGCACCCTTTTTCATACGCTCAGCGGATTAGTGAGGCCAACTAGCGGTGAGTTGTCTTTTAAGGGAAATTCATTGAAAGGCCGTTCCCCTAGTCAAATTGTAAGGGATGGCATTGTCCAGTGTGCCGAAGGACGAATGCTTTTTGCTCAGATGAGTGTCCATGATAATTTGAAAATGGGTGCCTTTACGTATAAACGAAATAAAAAAGAGCTAATGAGACAGCTTGATTATGTGTATACTCTTTTCCCTGACTTGGCTGGGAAACGTCATTCTCCTGCGGGCAGTTTATCAGGAGGGCAGCAGCAAATGGTCGCTATCGGTCGCGCGCTGATGGCTAAACCAAAGCTTCTACTACTAGATGAGCCATCACTAGGTCTTGCTCCTTTAATCGTTGAACAAATGTTTTCTATTATAAAAGAGATTAACAAAGAAGGTGTCACAGTCCTTCTTGCCGAGCAAAACGCCTATGCTGCACTTTCTGTATCAACAAGGGGGTACGTGCTAGAAGGCGGCCGCTTAAATGTGGAGGGAACAAAAGAGGAGCTACTTCAAAATGAAGAAATTCGCAAGGCATACATCGGTGCCTAG
- a CDS encoding ABC transporter substrate-binding protein: MKKQWLISGAVVLSMLLGACASGTTGGESGEGSSEGEEQVPEVSAGEEIINIGYTGPLSGPAAFYGENTVSGVRMAADEINEAGGFEVGGTTYKLNIVTYDDQYLPNEAATNARRLVQEHNTPVVFIPHSGGVFATQVFNEQEDFMIAAYTSEPEILNQGNELTLRIPPAYDQYPEPFVKYQQERFGTRLALLPTATQYGKDWTEELVPVWEEFGGEVVYDGEVDFGKDTDFFPIVTNALNQNPDVIFVGGPSEPTALLMKAARDLGFEGGFMVMDQAKFEEMDGVLGNFDDIEGAIGMLPIISSDAPGAESFITSFENELGRVPTAESAFNYQAMYVLVEAMKLAETVEDPQAIMAQMDAGVKALSDDKFVWHLTGVENNGFDWMASIAAIEDGEIVLIEE; encoded by the coding sequence ATGAAGAAACAGTGGCTGATCTCAGGTGCAGTGGTGTTGTCTATGCTCTTAGGTGCATGTGCTAGCGGAACGACAGGAGGAGAAAGCGGGGAGGGCTCAAGTGAAGGGGAAGAACAGGTTCCTGAAGTAAGCGCAGGAGAAGAGATTATTAACATTGGCTACACTGGTCCTTTAAGCGGGCCTGCTGCCTTTTACGGGGAAAATACGGTAAGCGGAGTAAGGATGGCAGCTGATGAGATCAACGAGGCTGGGGGCTTTGAAGTAGGCGGGACCACATACAAATTAAATATCGTGACTTATGATGATCAGTACTTACCTAACGAAGCGGCCACAAATGCGAGGCGCCTCGTACAAGAGCATAATACTCCGGTTGTTTTCATTCCACATAGCGGCGGAGTTTTTGCAACACAAGTGTTTAATGAACAGGAAGACTTTATGATTGCCGCTTACACAAGCGAGCCTGAAATTCTTAATCAAGGGAATGAATTAACGTTGCGTATCCCCCCGGCGTATGATCAGTACCCAGAACCTTTTGTAAAATATCAACAAGAACGTTTTGGAACAAGGCTTGCACTTCTCCCTACTGCCACACAGTACGGCAAAGATTGGACAGAGGAGCTGGTGCCGGTTTGGGAAGAATTTGGCGGTGAAGTTGTATATGACGGTGAAGTTGATTTCGGGAAGGATACAGACTTCTTCCCAATAGTTACAAATGCTCTTAATCAAAATCCAGACGTCATTTTTGTCGGCGGGCCATCTGAACCAACTGCACTTCTTATGAAGGCAGCACGGGATCTTGGGTTTGAAGGCGGGTTTATGGTGATGGATCAGGCTAAATTTGAAGAAATGGACGGTGTGCTTGGTAACTTCGATGACATTGAAGGAGCGATTGGTATGCTTCCAATTATAAGCAGCGATGCCCCTGGAGCTGAAAGTTTTATTACTTCTTTTGAAAATGAGTTAGGACGTGTACCTACTGCTGAATCAGCATTTAACTACCAGGCTATGTATGTGCTTGTTGAAGCAATGAAATTAGCTGAGACAGTCGAAGATCCGCAAGCGATCATGGCTCAAATGGATGCAGGAGTTAAAGCTTTGTCTGATGATAAATTTGTGTGGCATTTGACGGGTGTAGAAAATAACGGGTTTGATTGGATGGCTTCGATTGCGGCTATTGAAGATGGAGAGATTGTGCTGATAGAAGAATAA
- the rpsU gene encoding 30S ribosomal protein S21 produces MAETRVRKNESIDAALRRFKRSLSKEGTLAEVKKRKHYEKPSVKRKKKSEAARKRKF; encoded by the coding sequence ATGGCAGAAACTCGTGTTCGCAAAAACGAATCGATTGATGCTGCACTTCGTCGCTTCAAGAGATCACTCTCTAAAGAAGGAACGTTGGCTGAGGTTAAAAAGCGTAAGCACTACGAAAAACCTAGTGTTAAGCGTAAGAAGAAATCTGAAGCAGCAAGAAAACGTAAGTTCTAA
- a CDS encoding GatB/YqeY domain-containing protein produces MNLLERLNVDMKNAMKNKDKQKLSVIRMVKSSLQNEQIKLGRELTDDDSLTVLNRELKQRKDSLHEFEQANREDLASKLRDEIAVLEDYMPEQLSEDEVSEIVKETIAEVGASTKADMGKVMGAIMPKVKGKADGGLVNRLVQQHLS; encoded by the coding sequence TTGAATCTTCTTGAACGGTTGAACGTAGATATGAAGAATGCGATGAAGAATAAAGACAAGCAAAAACTCTCTGTCATCCGTATGGTAAAGTCGTCGTTGCAAAACGAGCAAATTAAGCTCGGACGTGAGTTGACGGACGATGATAGCCTTACGGTGCTGAATCGCGAACTGAAACAACGCAAGGATTCCCTCCATGAGTTTGAACAAGCAAACCGTGAAGATTTAGCTTCCAAGCTGCGTGATGAAATCGCTGTGCTTGAGGACTATATGCCAGAACAGCTTTCTGAAGATGAAGTTTCTGAGATCGTTAAAGAGACGATTGCAGAAGTGGGTGCTTCCACTAAAGCAGACATGGGTAAGGTCATGGGAGCAATCATGCCTAAGGTTAAAGGAAAAGCTGATGGTGGTCTTGTGAATCGTCTTGTGCAACAACACTTATCATAA